The following proteins are encoded in a genomic region of Montipora foliosa isolate CH-2021 chromosome 8, ASM3666993v2, whole genome shotgun sequence:
- the LOC138013155 gene encoding uncharacterized protein, translating to MENKMAESVESVLEDTTEKVCNFLRARGVEQEVVEKFQREKMDVCAVLTADDELLKNMGLLKAGDRLSLKGYCQSEKKEESQSKKRRLLEAFFNKKKGKKGVPTQKCSGTSHPSQIGKAKKVKSKKVQLGWKHFKEEEEAYTLVPLVKGGGSREIELPLSTNKLDLMKTCKTLFFPDGKSIHGKEEEMAFDLANFKNEKVGVTVNVEGKELPFTIENYIAAHRVKNVRIYLRSQKICDYSSDEDDKEDSLPIMDINSVVKCSTLIGSTEERQALLCEQDEAYLNSLTSDRQKRIDLENEAAEGKRKVEIQQARGARVVPEPDSDFITVKVRHLTMGMCIRRFSSSAKMSAVYDWIGSLSSDIEHFSLCDPFGGILLPSRDISDRCTIVMVKASQTPPMSDSDTEVQFLGFGDTSACSTATETDSGPVKEANGKKGDNGVTSQLFIPADNVQLDNYYASLVATANTGNDNDVSFSDSDRDEDIVDATQNQPASVSAQDKDIAEILGDLAKEISNECISKFNISRNFLWEGTRRALSRKSFSPANKVSVKFTDDSGVSEGAVDLGGPMREFFTLCLQYLHNSLLFCGLENHKFLSFQSRCLEDDDYFIAGTIIAMSIVHGGPAPQFLSPLMFDALVNDMSKVVVSVQDVYDAELQSSLQALLNSATLEEALRLMNEGNLPTILDLAGTLQPVRQVDDIARIVASTTHWFVLGRAQPALESFQKGLASLGVLAAMRAYPDSFRQLFCHCSEVLTADKMERLFSVKSSLAGSTKAVIESLVLSRWSDYLQDIEEGEDSINLSDILFFATGCKSLPPRNISPSIEFLHEPGRFGQSRFPTANTCSATLRLPVIHESYDSFKADISFGIQNGRGFGTA from the exons AtggaaaacaagatggcggagtCGGTGGAGTCGGTACTGGAGGATACGACGGAGAAG GTCTGCAACTTCTTGAGAGCAAGAGGAGTAGAACAGGAAGTAGTTGAGAAATTTCAGCGTGAAAAG ATGGATGTTTGTGCTGTTCTGACTGCAGATGACGAGTTACTGAAAAATATGGGCCTATTAAAAGCTGGGGACAGATTGAGTCTAAAAGGTTACTGTCAATCAGAGAAAAAAGAGGAGAGTCAAAGCAAGAAAAGAAGACTTCTTGAagcctttttcaacaaaaagaaaggaaagaagggAGTCCCCACCCAGAAGTGTTCTGGAACAAGTCACCCTTCCCAGATAGGAAAAGctaaaaaagttaaatctaaaaAGGTGCAGCTGGGGTGGAAACACTtcaaagaagaggaagaagctTACACCTTAGTGCCATTGGTGAAGGGAGGAGGAAGTCGGGAAATAGAGCTACCACTGTCAACAAACAAGTTGGACTTGatgaaaacttgtaaaactctttttttcccAGATGGGAAATCCATTCATGGGAAAGAGGAGGAAATGGCTTTTGATTTAGCTAacttcaaaaatgaaaaagttggAGTAACTGTCAATGTTGAAGGAAAAGAGCTTCCATTCACCATCGAAAACTATATCGCTGCACATAGAGTTAAAAATGTGAGAATTTATTTGCGGTCTCAAAAAATTTGTGACTACAGTAGTGATGAAGATGATAAAGAAGACTCTCTGCCAATTATGGACATAAACAGTGTGGTCAAGTGTTCAACCTTAATTGGATCAACAGAGGAGAGACAGGCATTGTTGTGTGAACAGGATGAAGCTTATCTAAATTCATTAACTTCAGACAGGCAGAAAAGGATTGATCTAGAAAATGAGGCTGCTGAAGGTAAACGCAAGGTGGAAATTCAGCAAGCAAGGGGTGCTAGAGTCGTTCCAGAGCCCGATTCTGATTTCATTACTGTTAAGGTTAGACACCTTACCATGGGCATGTGCATACGCCGATTTTCATCTAGTGCAAAAATGTCAGCTGTTTATGATTGGATAGGATCATTAAGTTCTGACATAGAGCATTTTTCACTTTGTGATCCTTTTGGTGGGATTCTGTTGCCAAGTAGAGACATATCAGATAGGTGTACCATTGTCATGGTGAAAGCGTCACAGACCCCTCCTATGTCTGATTCAGACACTGAGGTTCAGTTTCTGGGCTTTGGGGATACAAGTGCTTGCAGCACAGCAACAGAAACCGACAGTGGACCAGTAAAAGAAGCTAATGGGAAAAAAGGAGACAATGGAGTGACCTCTCA ATTATTTATTCCAGCGGACAATGTACAGCTAGACAACTATTATGCTTCCCTTGTTGCTACAGCTAACACAGGTAACGACAATGATGTGTCATTTTCTGACAGTGACAGAGATGAGGATATCGTTGATGCCACCCAGAatcaacctgcttctgttagTGCCCAGGACAAAGACATTGCCGAGATACTTGGTGACTTAGCCAAAGAAATCAGTAATGAATGcatttcaaaatttaacattTCACGCAATTTCTTATGGGAGGGAACAAGGCGGGCATTGTCACGGAAATCCTTTTCTCCAGCAAACAAGGTTTCAGTAAAATTCACTGATGATAGTGGTGTCAGTGAAGGCGCGGTTGATTTGGGCGGACCAATGAGAGAATTTTTCACCTTATGCCTCCAGTACTTGCACAATTCACTATTGTTCTGTGGACTTGAGAACCACAAGTTCCTGTCATTTCAGTCTAGATGCCTAGAAGATGATGACTACTTCATAGCAGGAACAATCATTGCCATGTCCATTGTACATGGGGGGCCTGCCCCACAGTTTCTTTCGCCGTTGATGTTTGACGCTCTTGTTAACGATATGTCCAAAGTGGTTGTTTCGGTGCAAGACGTGTATGATGCTGAACTGCAATCATCCCTTCAAGCGCTCCTGAATTCTGCCACTCTTGAGGAGGCCTTGCGACTCATGAACGAAGGTAATTTGCCGACAATTCTTGACCTTGCAGGAACCTTGCAACCAGTGAGACAAGTGGATGACATTGCAAGGATTGTTGCGTCAACCACTCATTGGTTTGTACTAGGACGAGCCCAGCCAGCATTGGAGAGCTTTCAGAAAGGGCTCGCATCACTTGGAGTGTTGGCAGCCATGAGGGCGTATCCGGATTCCTTTCGGCAATTGTTTTGCCATTGTTCTGAAGTACTTACTGCAGATAAGATGGAAAGGTTGTTCTCAGTAAAGTCAAGTCTAGCTGGCTCAACTAAAGCAGTTATTGAAAGCCTCGTCCTTTCGCGTTGGAGTGACTATTTGCAAGATATAGAAGAAGGCGAGGATTCCATTAATCTAAGTGACATCTTGTTCTTTGCTACGGGGTGCAAGTCCTTGCCACCGCGAAATATATCCCCTAGCATTGAATTCTTACACGAGCCAGGAAGATTTGGGCAATCCAGATTTCCCACAGCAAACACCTGTTCTGCCACGCTGCGCCTACCAGTTATACATGAAAGTTATGACAGCTTCAAAGCTGACATTTCATTTGGAATTCAGAATGGACGGGGTTTCGGCACTGCTTAA
- the LOC138013156 gene encoding uncharacterized protein, with translation MVATGNHYKCRPLFLLLVVESFSICSSVLPTYTPALQNDNSEREDLIEHYFHLGLGYSEILLFLVSLHGCFLSLRQLKRILKQRGLGRRRNRSNPRVVCDAIEQELRGSGSAIGYRLMTHRLLHVHGLSTDKETVRELLKILDPEGVELRSRHRLRRRQYKTAGPNHIWHIDGYDKLKPFGFCIHAAIDGYSRRIMWIEVGPTNNDPFVIAQYYLDCVRQIGGIPKIIRADCGTENVNVAILQRFFHNQDQSFLYGKSSSNQRIEAWWGMLKRGGMGWWISFFKDLRDCGLYLDDDVIEAECLKFCFMPVIREELHKFAMQWNLHKIRPSRNEESPSGRPDLLYHIPDLTGARDLMIPVSLDDVEMAEQLCAVRSPEHGCSEEFFELVSLIMQEKGLTMPSTADDALVLFCTLIDDIMDI, from the coding sequence ATGGTGGCCACAGGGAATCATTATAAATGCCGTCCGTTGTTCCTTCTGCTTGTTGTTGAATCATTCTCCATATGCTCATCGGTTTTGCCTACCTATACACCTGCTTTACAAAATGACAATTCGGAACGTGAAGATCTGATTGAACACTACTTTCATTTAGGCCTTGGTTACAGCGAGATATTGCTATTCTTGGTATCGTTGCATGGTTGCTTTTTGAGCCTTCGCCAACTGAAGAGGATATTAAAACAACGTGGACTTGGTAGAAGAAGAAACCGTTCAAATCCTCGAGTAGTCTGTGACGCTATTGAGCAAGAATTACGTGGTAGTGGAAGTGCGATTGGCTACAGACTAATGACTCATAgactgctacatgtacatggtttATCAACAGACAAGGAAACTGTTCGAGAACTGTTAAAGATATTAGATCCCGAAGGGGTTGAGCTTAGGTCGAGACATCGATTACGAAGAAGACAATACAAAACGGCAGGTCCTAATCACATATGGCACATCGATGGTTACGATAAACTGAAGCCTTTTGGCTTCTGTATTCATGCCGCTATCGATGGTTACAGCAGGCGCATAATGTGGATAGAAGTGGGCCCTACAAACAATGATCCCTTTGTGATAGCTCAATACTACCTAGACTGTGTAAGACAGATAGGAGGAATTCCAAAAATAATAAGGGCAGATTGTGGCACAGAAAATGTTAACGTGGCTATTTTACAACGATTTTTCCACAATCAAGACCAAAGTTTCTTATATGGGAAATCGTCATCTAATCAACGCATCGAGGCCTGGTGGGGTATGCTTAAGAGGGGTGGTATGGGCTGGTGGATTAGTTTTTTTAAAGATCTAAGAGACTGTGGACTTTATTTAGACGACGATGTTATAGAAGCCGAATGTCTTAAGTTTTGCTTCATGCCAGTTATACGGGAAGAGCTTCACAAGTTTGCCATGCAGTGGAATTTGCACAAGATAAGACCATCACGAAATGAAGAATCTCCAAGTGGGCGGCCAGATTTACTCTACCATATTCCAGACTTGACGGGTGCGAGAGATTTAATGATACCAGTTTCACTTGACGATGTGGAAATGGCAGAGCAACTCTGCGCCGTCAGATCTCCAGAGCACGGTTGCTCCGAGGAGTTTTTTGAATTGGTATCGTTAATTATGCAGGAAAAAGGCCTAACAATGCCTTCAACGGCAGATGATGCATTGGTTCTGTTCTGTACCCTGATAGATGACATCATGGATATCTAA